One segment of Plasmodium vivax chromosome 14, whole genome shotgun sequence DNA contains the following:
- a CDS encoding DNA replication licensing factor MCM4, putative (encoded by transcript PVX_122675A), translating to MSSSNIFGTNNEIFGSNFMNSPVSSRRTKNSKGSFLNSMLNESKYLNQSNTGSQFLRYGHTPLAIRRIKCARADIGDVGREAFMEDVESGRLPHFIDSNLEQIKELFNQFFDEFNITNYSDVLQFTDEDRSITEYILLHRDNLKVYLAYYGWKMIKFIETGRQNECKLNNEVEETDSDAVKNMEHIKSFEVDLTHIYFFNKKLYKLIVEYPSDCISEIDKIISAKYNSLLSLVLEGDTKSNASDKYSLTNAKQDYCRVRFFNKRHKDTPRKLGPNHIETLVCIKGVIIRCSNIIPEMTMAAFKCTSKKRIGVNNYEKCNEEVYEHVIQGEVQEPLTCTNCNNKNTFELWHNNCCFSSKQLIKLSEVTEHLKQGETPQSISIYAYDDLIDYTKPGDTVELTGILKASPVRLNPRSRCYNSVHRTYINVIHIRKENKQKMKLTEQNDTASVILKRNDDGTVEENFEKLNEQGNLLFTSEVIQKMQKLSTDPNIYQRLVDSIAPSIYGRDDIKKGLLCQLFGGSKTTDKFKNKYRSEIHILLCGDPSTAKSQLLHYVHKLSPRGIYTSGKGSSSVGLTAFISKDSETKEYILESGAVVLSDKGICCIDEFDKMDDSARAILHEVMEQQTVTIAKAGIVATLNARTSVLASANPINSRYDKNKAVVENINLPPSLFSRFDLIYLVIDQANEEEDKKLATVLCKNFSYGEKDGSDSETEDESDSETDSQSGDELKAPSEFDAGSDADPQQMRKKRMGDDQTVSPTKGCKKNSKKYLVDSNTLALYIAYCRITCNPIISLESKKIIIEEYIKMRCKEGSKSPTASPRQLEGLVRLSQSLARMKLKDVVTPEEANEAVRLMNIATFQSLIDPLSGRIDFDQVNLGQTSQHKKKSDQIKDIIMNALVLRNMTKDELLSHCHETIMNNRDYAMAMDRKSFEEAFHDLERSQEITRLCSGLYKKK from the coding sequence ATGAGCTCCTCGAACATCTTCGGCACGAACAACGAAATCTTCGGGAGCAACTTCATGAACTCGCCCGTCTCGAGCAGGAGGACCAAAAACAGCAAGGGGAGCTTCCTCAACAGCATGCTGAACGAATCCAAGTACCTAAACCAGAGCAACACGGGGTCTCAGTTTCTGCGGTACGGACACACGCCCCTAGCGATCAGAAGAATCAAATGCGCAAGAGCTGACATTGGAGACGTGGGGAGGGAGGCCTTCATGGAAGACGTAGAATCGGGGAGACTCCCCCACTTTATAGATTCCAATTTGGAgcaaataaaagaattattcaaCCAGTTTTTCGACGAATttaatataacaaattaCAGTGACGTTTTGCAGTTCACAGATGAGGATAGGAGCATCACCGAGTATATCCTCCTGCACAGAGATAACCTGAAGGTCTATTTGGCTTACTACGGGTGGAAGATGATCAAATTTATAGAGACTGGCCGACAGAACGAATGCAAACTGAACAACGAAGTGGAAGAAACGGATTCAGATGCAGTCAAAAATATGGAGCATATAAAATCGTTCGAAGTGGACCTAACCCATATTTActtctttaacaaaaaattatacaaactGATTGTAGAGTACCCTTCAGACTGCATCAGCGAGATTGATAAGATTATAAGTGCCAAATATAACTCCCTTTTGTCTTTGGTGCTCGAGGGGGATACCAAGTCAAATGCATCAGATAAGTATTCCCTTACGAACGCCAAGCAGGACTACTGTAGAGTGCGATTCTTTAACAAGAGGCATAAAGATACCCCCAGAAAGTTGGGACCCAACCATATAGAAACGCTAGTGTGCATAAAAGGAGTCATCATCAGGTGCTCCAATATCATCCCAGAAATGACCATGGCTGCTTTTAAGTGTACATCCAAAAAGAGAATAGGGGTTAATAATTACGAAAAGTGCAACGAAGAAGTGTATGAACATGTCATCCAAGGAGAGGTACAAGAACCGCTAACCTGCACAAACTGCAATAATAAGAACACCTTCGAATTGTGGCACAACAACTGCTGCTTCTCTTCGAAGCAACTCATCAAATTGAGTGAAGTGACTGAACATTTGAAACAGGGAGAGACTCCTCAGTCCATTTCTATATATGCGTATGACGACTTGATAGATTATACCAAACCAGGAGACACGGTAGAACTGACAGGCATATTGAAAGCCTCTCCTGTGAGATTAAACCCGAGGTCCAGATGTTACAATAGTGTGCATAGAACCTACATCAACGTCATACACATTAGAAAGGAGAACAAACAGAAGATGAAACTGACCGAGCAAAACGACACCGCGTcagttattttaaaaagaaatgatgATGGTACTGTGGAggaaaatttcgaaaaattaaatgaacaaGGAAATCTACTCTTCACCTCAGAAGTTATtcaaaaaatgcagaagcTCAGTACAGACCCAAATATATACCAACGGTTGGTTGATTCTATAGCTCCATCGATTTATGGTCGAGATGATATTAAGAAAGGTCTCCTTTGCCAACTTTTCGGTGGAAGCAAAACTACagataaatttaaaaataaatacagatcagaaattcatattttactATGCGGAGACCCCTCCACAGCAAAATCGCAGCTTCTGCATTACGTGCATAAGTTATCCCCAAGGGGTATCTACACTAGTGGGAAGGGTAGCAGTAGTGTCGGTTTGACTGCCTTCATTTCGAAAGACTCAGAGACGAAGGAGTACATTCTCGAATCCGGTGCAGTTGTCCTCTCCGATAAAGGCATTTGCTGTATTGACGAATTTGACAAAATGGACGACTCCGCTAGGGCAATCCTACACGAGGTTATGGAACAGCAGACGGTTACCATTGCCAAGGCAGGGATCGTTGCAACACTGAATGCTCGTACGTCCGTCCTTGCTTCTGCTAACCCGATTAACAGTAGATACGATAAGAACAAAGCTGTTGTGGAGAATATCAACTTGCcaccttcccttttttcaagATTTGATTTGATTTACCTCGTCATAGATCAGGCgaatgaagaggaggacaaAAAGCTGGCCACCGTTCTGTGTAAAAACTTTTCCTACGGAGAGAAGGACGGGTCAGACTCAGAGACGGAGGACGAATCAGATTCTGAGACGGACTCCCAATCAGGTGATGAGTTAAAAGCTCCTTCAGAGTTCGACGCGGGCAGTGATGCAGATCCACAGCAAATGAGGAAGAAACGTATGGGAGATGACCAAACTGTTAGCCCCACTAaggggtgtaaaaaaaactccaaaaAGTACCTAGTCGATTCGAACACCCTGGCGTTGTACATTGCCTACTGCCGCATAACGTGCAATCCGATCATTTCGctagaaagcaaaaaaattataattgaGGAATACATCAAAATGAGATGCAAGGAAGGCTCAAAGTCTCCTACGGCTAGCCCCAGACAGTTGGAAGGACTCGTTCGGCTCAGCCAAAGCTTAGCGAGAATGAAACTCAAAGATGTAGTCACCCCTGAGGAGGCCAACGAAGCTGTGCGACTCATGAACATTGCAACGTTTCAAAGTTTGATAGACCCCCTAAGTGGCAGAATCGATTTCGATCAAGTGAACCTAGGGCAGACATCTCAACATAAGAAGAAATCGGATCAAATAAAGGATATCATTATGAATGCTCTCGTTTTGAGGAACATGACAAAGGACGAATTGCTTTCACATTGTCACGAGACCATTATGAATAATCGGGACTACGCCATGGCTATGGATAGAAAGTCCTTCGAAGAGGCCTTCCACGACCTCGAACGATCTCAGGAGATCACACGGCTGTGTTCTGGTCTGTATAAGAAGAAGTAG
- a CDS encoding ubiquitin carboxyl-terminal hydrolase, putative (encoded by transcript PVX_122670A), with protein sequence MEKKARKKNPGDKAHAGNKRGGKKKESYSGGVEEVEQVDQDGEGEGAEQATATTATNPTSPTSPTSPTSVSNSAEARLVPRGAGRGRGRVCPYLRTINRNLLDFDFEKLCSISMSNLHVYACLVCGMYFQGIGKGTYAYTHALEKNHYVFINLESCKTCCLPENYEIEDASLNDIKYFLKPMYTVEQVEYICRNSILGKSLDGADFFPGFVGLNNLKHTDYCNVIIQLVCSIIPLRNFFLVFETKKYMAKNIISSLSELIKKIYNPRNFKGVVSPHEFLQTVGIESKKNFKIGSQNDPLDFFLWLISKIHRYEERALRKGVKGKAAKKRKVAHGGGSEQREEEGGEGEEDEEDEGGKILPGHHLSQLNSMLSSSSESHTSEEAAPGMDAATKRKRKKKKKKKKKWKYHKVNIIDYCFDGELIVKTKKKKKKKKRSEGDDHMNSAHNTKKREQNDTYSERNAREDAKFSHHLDNEEGEEDDVSDEDDEDDIDPAEGEELNGKKNYVTEKIPFRTLSLKLPNPPIFKSTTESNIIPQVSIFELLTKFDGETESFLNEKSEPSTLIISKLPKYLVFTIKRFSRNNFFVEKNGTIVNFVIKNLDMKDYVHEDYLEKNPVTKYNLIANIFHSGSVSSGTYKIHVLNQASNEWYEMEDLHVITVLPQLVLLPESCVQLYQRQDVQLNGELP encoded by the coding sequence ATGGAGAAGAAAGCGAGAAAGAAGAACCCCGGTGACAAGGCACACGCGGGGAAcaagcggggggggaagaaaaaggagagttaCTCGGGGGGGGTGGAGGAGGTGGAGCAAGTGGACCAAGACggcgagggggagggggcagaACAGGCCACCGCGACAACCGCGACAAACCCGACCAGTCCAACCAGTCCAACCAGCCCAACCAGTGTAAGCAACTCCGCGGAGGCGCGGCTGGTCCCGCGGGGCGCGggcagggggaggggcaggGTGTGCCCGTACCTGCGTACCATCAACAGGAACCTCCTCGACTTTGACTTCGAAAAGTTGTGCAGCATCAGCATGTCCAACCTGCACGTATACGCATGTCTAGTCTGCGGAATGTACTTCCAAGGAATAGGAAAAGGGACCTACGCCTACACACACGCTCTGGAAAAAAACCATTACGTCTTCATCAATCTGGAGAGCTGCAAAACTTGTTGCCTCCCAGAAAATTACGAAATAGAAGATGCTTCTctaaatgatataaaatattttttaaaaccaaTGTATACTGTAGAACAAGTGGAATACATTTGTCGCAAttccattttgggaaaaTCGCTAGATGGGGCAGATTTCTTTCCTGGCTTTGTAGGCCTCAATAATTTAAAACACACTGACTACTGCAATGTGATCATTCAGCTTGTGTGCAGCATCATCCCATTgcgcaacttttttttagtgttCGAAACGAAGAAGTATATGGCCAAAAATATCATTTCCTCTTTATCTGAGCTGATTAAGAAGATTTATAACCCTCGAAATTTCAAGGGGGTTGTTTCTCCCCATGAGTTTTTACAAACTGTGGGCATTGAGTCCAAGAAGAACTTCAAAATTGGGTCCCAAAACGACCCGCTGGACTTTTTCCTCTGGCTAATTAGTAAAATACATAGGTATGAGGAGCGGGCGCTGCGGAAGGGCGTGAAGGGGAAGGCCGCCAAGAAGAGGAAGGTTGCCCACGGGGGTGGAAGCGAacaaagggaagaagaaggcggGGAAGgcgaggaagacgaagaggacGAAGGAGGCAAAATCCTGCCTGGGCACCACCTCTCGCAGCTGAACTCCATGCTGTCCTCCTCCAGCGAGTCGCACACGTCGGAAGAGGCTGCCCCCGGCATGGATGCAgcaacgaaaaggaagaggaaaaaaaaaaaaaaaaaaaaaaaaaaatggaagtacCACAAGGTAAACATTATCGACTACTGCTTTGATGGGGAGCTAATCGtcaaaacgaagaaaaaaaaaaaaaaaaaaaaacgctcggAAGGAGATGACCATATGAACAGTGCCcataatacaaaaaagagggaacaAAACGACACGTACAGTGAGCGGAATGCACGTGAAGATGCCAAATTTTCTCACCACTTGGATaatgaagagggggaagaggatGACGTCAGTGATGAGGACGACGAAGACGATATAGACCCAGCTGAGGGGGAAGAAttgaacggaaaaaaaaattacgtgaCGGAAAAAATTCCATTCAGAACTCTCTCCCTGAAGTTACCCAACCcacccatttttaaaagcacAACAGAAAGTAACATCATTCCGCAGGTATCCATTTTCGagttattaacaaaattcgATGGAGAAACGGAgtcctttttaaatgaaaaatcgGAGCCCAGCACTTTAATCATTTCCAAGTTGCCCAAATATTTAGTCTTTACCATTAAGAGGTTTTCCcgcaacaatttttttgttgaaaaaaatggcaccattgttaattttgttataaaaaatttagacatGAAGGATTACGTACATGAAGATTACCTGGAGAAGAACCCCGTGACCAAGTACAATTTAATTGCCAACATTTTCCACAGCGGCTCGGTCAGCAGTGGCACTTACAAAATCCATGTCCTCAACCAGGCGTCGAATGAGTGGTATGAGATGGAGGACCTGCACGTGATTACCGTTTTACCGCAGCTGGTTCTCCTGCCCGAGTCCTGTGTGCAGCTGTATCAGCGCCAGGATGTGCAGCTCAACGGGGAGCTCCCCTAG